From one Streptomyces sp. N50 genomic stretch:
- a CDS encoding 1-phosphofructokinase family hexose kinase — MILTVTLNTALDITYRVRELRPHASHRVSEVTERPGGKGLNVARVLAALGHEVTVTGFTGGATGRIVQDQLTDTSGVLDALVPVSGPTRRTIAVVDDRTGDTTQLNEPGPTVTSAEWTAFQEAYESLLAGGISAVALCGSLPPGLPVGAYAGLIRTARTAGVPVLLDTSGEPLRRGVAARPDILKPNTDELAELTGSHDPSRATQDARRRGARTVVASLGAKGLLAATPEGTWHATPPSRVHGNPTGAGDSAVAGLLSGLVERLPWPDRLARAVALSAATVLAPVAGEFDRAAYEELLGRVAVTGEVSAA; from the coding sequence GTGATCCTCACGGTCACACTGAACACCGCTCTCGACATCACTTACCGGGTACGGGAGTTGCGACCGCACGCTTCGCACCGGGTCTCCGAGGTGACGGAACGCCCCGGAGGCAAAGGCCTGAACGTGGCCCGGGTGCTGGCCGCCCTGGGCCACGAGGTGACGGTGACGGGCTTCACGGGCGGCGCGACCGGACGTATCGTCCAGGACCAACTCACGGACACCTCAGGCGTGTTGGACGCACTCGTCCCGGTCTCCGGCCCGACCCGCCGCACGATAGCGGTGGTGGACGACCGCACCGGTGACACGACTCAACTCAACGAGCCCGGCCCGACGGTCACTTCGGCGGAGTGGACGGCCTTCCAGGAGGCGTACGAGTCCCTGCTGGCCGGCGGGATCTCAGCGGTGGCCCTGTGCGGCAGCCTGCCACCAGGACTGCCGGTGGGCGCGTACGCGGGCCTGATCCGCACCGCGCGGACAGCGGGCGTCCCCGTCCTCCTCGACACCAGCGGCGAACCCCTCCGCCGAGGAGTAGCCGCCCGCCCCGACATCCTCAAGCCCAACACCGACGAACTCGCCGAACTCACCGGCTCCCACGACCCGTCGCGCGCGACCCAGGACGCACGCCGCCGGGGCGCCCGCACGGTGGTCGCCTCCCTGGGCGCGAAGGGCCTCCTGGCGGCAACCCCGGAAGGCACCTGGCACGCGACACCCCCGTCCCGCGTCCACGGCAACCCGACCGGCGCGGGCGACTCCGCGGTCGCGGGCCTGCTGTCGGGACTGGTGGAACGCCTGCCGTGGCCGGACCGGCTGGCACGGGCCGTGGCGCTGTCGGCGGCGACCGTACTGGCGCCGGTGGCGGGCGAGTTCGACCGGGCGGCGTACGAGGAGCTGCTGGGGCGGGTCGCGGTGACGGGGGAGGTCAGCGCGGCGTGA
- the nagA gene encoding N-acetylglucosamine-6-phosphate deacetylase, producing MAPTSGARGTARPATTSPHPATANAPLILSGANLVLPTGTVKNGRLIIDGTRITGAAPENAQVLDVTDHWLVPGFVDLHNHGGGGASFTSGTVEDVLKGIHTHRLHGTTTLVASTVTGDMDFLAQRAGLLSELAEQGDLAGIHFEGPFISPCRKGAHSEALLRDPDPADVRKLVDAARGHAKMVTLATELPGGLDSVRLLAEHGVIAAIGHTDASYEQTVEAIDAGATVATHLFNAMPQLGHREPGPIAALLEDERITVELINDGTHLHPAALELAFHHARADRVAFITDAMDAAGFGDGRYMLGPLEVEVSEGVARLVEGGSIAGSTLTLDRAFKRAVTVDRLPVEDVVAAISANPARLLGSYDEIGSLEPGKYADLVLLDSAFDLKGVMRRGTWVVDPQLG from the coding sequence ATGGCACCCACCTCAGGGGCGCGGGGAACTGCGCGACCAGCTACAACGAGCCCGCACCCCGCAACGGCCAATGCGCCCCTGATCCTCTCCGGTGCCAACCTGGTCCTGCCCACCGGAACCGTGAAAAACGGCCGACTCATCATCGACGGCACCCGAATCACCGGCGCCGCTCCGGAGAACGCCCAGGTACTCGACGTCACCGACCACTGGCTGGTACCGGGCTTCGTCGACCTGCACAACCACGGAGGTGGGGGCGCCTCCTTCACCTCCGGCACGGTCGAGGACGTCCTCAAGGGCATCCACACCCACCGGCTGCACGGCACGACGACCCTGGTCGCCTCGACCGTCACCGGCGACATGGACTTCCTGGCCCAACGCGCGGGCCTCCTCTCCGAGTTGGCCGAGCAGGGCGACCTCGCCGGCATCCACTTCGAGGGCCCGTTCATCTCCCCGTGCCGCAAGGGCGCCCACTCCGAGGCGCTGCTCCGCGACCCCGACCCCGCTGACGTACGCAAACTGGTCGACGCGGCCCGCGGCCACGCGAAGATGGTCACCCTCGCGACCGAACTCCCCGGCGGCCTCGACTCCGTACGCCTCCTCGCCGAACACGGCGTCATCGCGGCGATCGGCCACACCGACGCGTCGTACGAGCAGACGGTGGAGGCGATCGACGCGGGCGCGACGGTCGCCACGCACCTGTTCAACGCGATGCCGCAGCTCGGTCACCGTGAACCCGGCCCGATCGCGGCGCTGCTCGAAGACGAGCGCATCACCGTCGAGTTGATCAACGACGGTACGCATCTGCACCCGGCGGCACTGGAGTTGGCGTTCCACCACGCGCGGGCGGACCGGGTGGCCTTCATCACGGACGCGATGGACGCGGCGGGCTTCGGTGACGGCCGTTACATGCTCGGCCCGCTGGAGGTCGAGGTCAGTGAGGGCGTCGCACGGCTGGTGGAGGGCGGTTCGATCGCGGGCTCGACCCTCACCCTGGACCGGGCCTTCAAGCGCGCGGTGACGGTCGACCGGCTGCCGGTCGAGGACGTGGTCGCCGCGATCTCGGCCAACCCGGCGCGGCTGCTGGGGAGTTACGACGAGATCGGCTCGCTGGAGCCGGGCAAGTACGCGGACCTGGTGCTGCTGGACTCCGCGTTCGACCTCAAGGGCGTGATGCGGCGCGGCACTTGGGTGGTCGATCCCCAACTGGGGTGA